The DNA window GTTCGATCATACAATCTCGGCCCGCTATGCGCGCCAGAACTGGGGATCCGATCTCGGTCGTCGAGGCCTGCTACGACCTGCGCTCGTCGGAAGACATCTGGCTCTTGAGGCTGAGTGAGGGCGTACTTCCGCTGATGCGCGCCGACACCGTGATCGCCTACCACATCGACTTCGACGAGACCGGGATGCATCTGAGTCACCCCGTTCAAGCGGGCCGCGGCGAGGGCGACGTCGCAGGGATCATCGCGGGCCTCAGCGCTTCGCTCGACCGTGTTCGCGACGGAACGGCGACTGACGAGGACGCGCAGCGCGCTTCGGGTTTCGAAGCGCAGGTGAACTCGCACCTGCCACAGCCAGTCGAGGATCTCTTGCTCTCAGAGTTGGCACTTCCCCAGGGCCGCAAGAGCGTCACGCTCGGTCTGGACCTTGCCGACCTGCACTTCTCGCTCAATCACCACATCGACGGGCACGGCGCGACGTGCATCGTGGGCAGGCTGCAGCAACTCGGACACCTCCGGCCCGCCGAGCGGACCATGTGGCTGCGGCTCGGCGCGCACGTGAAGGCCGGCCTGCGCCTGCGACGTCGCTTGTCGGCGCAGCTGGGGACTTCTGTCGCAGCCCCCGTCGACGGCGCGGTCCTCGACCCGCTCGGACACATCGTGCACGCGGAAGGCGAGGCGAGCGACAAGGACGCGCGCCAGATGCTCGGGCTGCTGACCCGCAACATCGACCGCGCACGCACCGCGAGCGCCGGGCGCGACGCCGAAGCGCTCGCGGTCTGGGAAGGTCTGGTCGACGGCCGCTGGTCCCTGGTGGAGCAGTTCGACTCCGACGGTCGCCGCTTCATGCTCGCGCACAAGAACCCGGAAGGGGTCGTGGATCCCCGCGGGCTGACCGACCTCGAATCGCGCATCGCGCGCCTCGCGGCCCGCGGCTACTCCGACAAGCTCGTCGCCTATCACCTCGGCATCGCGGAGGGGACGGTGTCTTCGCAGCTCACGCGCGCCGTTCGGAAGCTCGGCCTCTCCGGCCGCGCAGAGCTGGTGCGCCTGTTCGGCCAAGCAGCACCCCCTTCGAGACGCGACCACGAGGAGTCGAACACGTGAGTCACAAGCGTCTCGAGGCAGAGCCCGCCATTCCGACGCCCCACGACCTGCGCGTGCATCCGGTGACGGAGGAGCTCGTGTGGCTCTCGTTCGAGCACCCGGACCCCACAGCGCCGGAGGGCCTCACGGAGGCCGAGCAGAGCATTGCACTCCTCGTCTACGCCGGCCGAAGCAACCGAGAGATCGCAAGCGCACGCGGTGTGAGCACGAAGACCGTGGGGAACCAACTGGACGCGATCTATCGCAAGTTGGGTGTCCAGTCGCGAGTCGAGCTGGTGCTGGTGCTGCAGGGGAAGCGACCGGAGCGCTCCCTGGAGTAGCGTGGACCACGCACCGCAGCGGAGGAGTTCAGCGGATGTCGACGCTGTACGGCAAGGCGGTCAGCACGGGCTCGGTGCAGAGCAAGAGCGGCGCGCTCGCGACGTCCGCCACCTCGGGCGAGATGCTCTCGGCGAGCTGCATCCAGACACCGAACGTAGTGGCCTCCGTGCTGGCCCCGCCGCCCGCCAGCTCGGCCAGCGCTTCGAACATGCCCGCCTGGCGCGGCCACTCGTCGAAGGGCGCATCCGCTGGCAGCTCACCCAGCTCGCGCGCCCGGGCCAGCGCGGGGGTGAGCCCGCCCAGCGTGTCCACCAGCCCGGCGCGGTGCCCAGCGAGGCCGCTCATCACGCGGCCTTGCGCCACCTCGTGCACGGCCGCCCGAGG is part of the Sandaracinaceae bacterium genome and encodes:
- a CDS encoding helix-turn-helix transcriptional regulator encodes the protein MSHKRLEAEPAIPTPHDLRVHPVTEELVWLSFEHPDPTAPEGLTEAEQSIALLVYAGRSNREIASARGVSTKTVGNQLDAIYRKLGVQSRVELVLVLQGKRPERSLE